From a region of the Odoribacter splanchnicus DSM 20712 genome:
- a CDS encoding ATP-binding protein — MENLDKLVLELCKLPQETGWVEFKHNNCDPKMVGEDISALANSAVIADRSYAYMIWGVDDNTHEIIGTKVNLKKEKKGNQELENWLRYLLSKNADFEMHSVDIDGKHVEMLVISKAVGNPVTFEKIDYIRVGSYTKKAIEFPALQAQLWDRLRNQQFEDAYAIADIQLQDIPRYLNCEAYFDILNMPVPTSIDRYAHYLVEDGIIAKQDNGLYAITNLGAILFAKRLSEFPRVGRKAIRIVQYDGLNRLVILKEETTTEGYAISFENAVKYVNTLLPSKEDIDSVRRKSISTYPIPAIREAIANSLIHQDFFITGTGPLIEVFENRVEVTNSGTPLVDIMRIVDNPPKSRNEKLASLMRRLNMCEELGRGWDRMVISCELQKLPAPRIQIYQESTKVSLFSHLDFTNIPMEDKIWATYLHACIKYIEGDALTNSSLRERFGVAESSSGSISRLIKEVLKNKLIKPIDPNTAPRYMKYIPIWG; from the coding sequence ATGGAAAATTTGGATAAGTTGGTACTTGAATTGTGTAAACTACCACAAGAAACAGGTTGGGTAGAGTTCAAACATAACAATTGCGATCCCAAAATGGTTGGCGAAGACATCAGTGCTTTAGCCAATAGTGCAGTTATTGCAGATAGAAGTTATGCCTATATGATATGGGGTGTTGATGATAATACACACGAGATAATTGGCACGAAAGTTAATTTGAAAAAAGAGAAGAAAGGTAATCAGGAACTTGAAAATTGGTTACGCTATCTACTTTCCAAAAATGCCGATTTCGAGATGCATTCAGTTGATATTGACGGCAAGCATGTTGAAATGCTGGTTATTTCAAAAGCCGTAGGAAACCCTGTTACATTTGAAAAGATAGACTATATACGAGTCGGCAGTTATACGAAGAAAGCTATTGAATTTCCTGCATTGCAAGCTCAATTATGGGATAGATTGAGAAACCAGCAATTTGAAGATGCTTACGCAATAGCTGATATACAATTGCAAGATATTCCTCGTTACTTAAATTGCGAGGCATATTTTGATATTCTGAATATGCCTGTTCCAACAAGTATTGATAGATATGCGCATTATTTAGTCGAAGACGGCATTATTGCAAAACAAGATAATGGTTTGTATGCCATAACAAACCTTGGGGCTATTCTCTTCGCAAAGAGACTTTCTGAATTTCCACGTGTAGGACGGAAAGCAATAAGAATAGTACAATACGATGGGCTTAATAGGCTTGTAATATTAAAAGAAGAAACAACGACAGAAGGGTATGCCATTAGCTTCGAGAATGCAGTAAAATATGTAAATACACTGTTGCCTTCAAAAGAAGATATTGACTCTGTTCGCAGAAAGTCTATAAGCACATATCCTATACCTGCTATTAGAGAGGCAATAGCCAATAGTCTTATTCATCAGGATTTTTTCATTACTGGAACAGGACCACTTATCGAAGTATTCGAGAATCGGGTAGAGGTTACAAATTCAGGAACGCCATTAGTTGATATTATGAGAATTGTGGATAATCCACCAAAATCAAGAAACGAAAAATTAGCATCTTTAATGCGTCGGTTGAACATGTGTGAAGAATTGGGACGTGGATGGGATAGAATGGTTATTAGTTGTGAATTGCAAAAGTTGCCAGCTCCGCGAATTCAAATATATCAAGAATCAACCAAGGTTTCTTTGTTTTCTCATTTAGATTTCACCAATATCCCGATGGAAGATAAAATATGGGCAACATACTTACATGCTTGCATAAAGTATATAGAAGGAGACGCTCTTACAAATAGTTCTTTGAGGGAAAGGTTTGGGGTTGCGGAATCTTCATCAGGCAGTATCTCACGATTAATCAAAGAGGTTCTAAAAAACAAACTAATAAAACCCATAGACCCCAATACAGCCCCTCGCTACATGAAATACATTCCAATATGGGGCTGA
- a CDS encoding ATP-binding protein, translated as MKNYLIDSLSQLSTITPTLGRKFIDGHHADNHFNYLKNGLSINCHLLTHKKVNAEGEVKIIGYEVILVNHCFENNKPVETPEGKRNRQIREAESNQFNLIMITFDDVRKLIAKDETRTLELKKTTGELYKGMETACAFLNSDAVMGFCLKHLNLAGRMDSKYRKDTLTVPYEAIKEATINMLCHRSWNAENTTPSLAIYDDRIVFQNPGAFPLGMTWLDFVNDQIGSLPANPTIANVFYRRGTMEAFIDWWCKNIRTPSGEDFTSNHNKIHNPSNIVTPQEKVFDFCKSPKSVVEIANMLGVNDRRWVRKKYVAPFIGTKLLCLTFGLTRHRE; from the coding sequence ATGAAAAACTATTTGATAGACTCGCTTTCACAGCTATCAACTATAACACCGACTTTAGGTCGAAAATTTATAGACGGACATCATGCGGATAATCATTTCAATTATCTTAAAAATGGTTTATCAATAAATTGTCATTTACTCACTCATAAGAAAGTTAATGCTGAAGGAGAAGTTAAAATCATAGGGTACGAGGTCATTTTAGTGAATCACTGTTTTGAAAATAATAAACCTGTAGAAACTCCGGAAGGAAAGAGAAATAGACAAATTAGAGAAGCAGAATCAAACCAATTTAATTTGATTATGATAACATTTGATGATGTAAGAAAGCTGATAGCCAAAGACGAAACAAGAACTTTGGAATTGAAGAAAACAACCGGAGAACTCTACAAAGGGATGGAGACTGCCTGTGCGTTTCTCAATTCTGATGCCGTTATGGGTTTTTGTTTGAAACACTTGAATTTGGCAGGTCGGATGGATAGTAAATACAGAAAAGATACGTTGACGGTTCCATATGAAGCTATAAAAGAGGCTACAATCAATATGCTTTGCCATCGTTCTTGGAATGCCGAAAACACAACTCCGAGTTTGGCCATATATGATGACCGCATAGTATTTCAAAATCCGGGAGCATTTCCGCTTGGTATGACATGGCTGGATTTCGTGAATGACCAAATCGGTTCTCTTCCTGCCAACCCAACCATTGCGAATGTTTTTTATCGCCGTGGGACAATGGAGGCTTTCATTGACTGGTGGTGTAAAAACATCCGCACCCCAAGTGGAGAGGATTTCACCTCAAATCACAACAAGATACACAATCCGTCGAATATCGTTACACCCCAAGAAAAGGTTTTTGACTTTTGTAAATCACCTAAGAGTGTCGTTGAAATAGCTAATATGCTTGGGGTGAACGATAGAAGATGGGTGCGTAAAAAATATGTAGCTCCGTTTATCGGCACAAAACTTCTATGCCTAACTTTTGGATTAACAAGGCATCGTGAATAA
- a CDS encoding IS1595-like element ISOdsp1 family transposase — protein MNILNFMQRFPDEASCIAYLKEQREQSGIVCKHCGCTEHRWDANKLVFECKHCHHRQSLRSGTVMEHSKLPFRYWIAAMFLLTSTKKSFSTEEIRRQLGHKRYQPIWEMVCKLRDVMGKRDERYRLTGSVELDEGFFTVELQEEEKDKPLKRGRGSQRKARILVMVESSYSTKTPKRGRPNKAVGHLKMQVISDLGSKTITKVVKEQLEPSVELTTDDSTSYIKFDKLVKSHKAVTSGKEAVKVFLPWVHIAISNAKRLLLDVHHKLKNEYLQYYLNEFCYKFNRRYLDEKLFDRLAFTAINYNTDFRSKIYRRTSCG, from the coding sequence ATGAACATACTAAATTTCATGCAACGGTTCCCCGATGAAGCATCTTGCATTGCTTATCTGAAGGAACAGAGGGAACAATCAGGTATTGTCTGCAAACATTGTGGCTGTACGGAACATCGCTGGGATGCCAATAAACTTGTTTTTGAGTGCAAGCACTGCCATCATAGGCAATCATTACGCTCCGGAACTGTTATGGAACATAGCAAGCTGCCTTTCCGTTACTGGATAGCAGCCATGTTCCTGCTAACAAGCACTAAGAAATCCTTTTCAACAGAGGAAATCCGTCGCCAGTTAGGTCACAAACGTTATCAACCCATCTGGGAGATGGTCTGCAAGCTTCGGGATGTCATGGGAAAGCGTGATGAACGCTACCGCCTGACCGGTTCTGTAGAACTGGACGAAGGTTTCTTCACTGTGGAGCTTCAAGAAGAAGAAAAGGACAAACCGTTGAAAAGAGGTCGTGGCAGTCAAAGGAAAGCCAGGATTCTGGTCATGGTTGAAAGCTCCTATTCTACGAAAACTCCCAAGAGAGGAAGACCCAATAAAGCAGTCGGACACCTCAAAATGCAGGTCATATCAGATTTGGGGTCGAAGACAATTACCAAGGTTGTCAAAGAGCAACTGGAGCCGTCAGTAGAACTGACTACAGACGATTCCACATCATATATCAAGTTTGATAAACTCGTCAAGAGCCATAAGGCGGTCACTTCCGGCAAAGAAGCGGTTAAAGTCTTCCTGCCCTGGGTGCATATTGCAATAAGCAATGCCAAAAGGCTTCTGTTGGACGTTCATCATAAGCTTAAAAACGAATACTTACAATACTATCTGAATGAGTTCTGCTATAAATTCAACAGACGCTATCTCGATGAAAAACTATTTGATAGACTCGCTTTCACAGCTATCAACTATAACACCGACTTTAGGTCGAAAATTTATAGACGGACATCATGCGGATAA
- a CDS encoding RNA polymerase sigma factor has protein sequence MEKEQNILKELQEGDEQAYKDLFATYFADLVLYANHFLKNQAASEDIVQDFFITFWFEKKFSGIESDLRGYLYRSLRNTCLNHLRNEQRKQEKLSHIPVEKESVTLMTAELEDKEREHQQLYKALHQLPEQCKQVFTLCCLQDMKYREAADLLGISINTVRTQMGRAYKILRNSLDSKSFLNLLFLRFLK, from the coding sequence ATGGAAAAAGAACAGAACATTCTGAAAGAATTGCAGGAAGGAGACGAACAAGCCTACAAAGACTTGTTTGCGACCTATTTCGCCGACTTGGTGCTATATGCCAACCACTTTTTGAAAAATCAGGCAGCATCTGAAGATATTGTCCAAGATTTTTTCATCACATTCTGGTTTGAAAAGAAGTTCTCAGGTATAGAAAGCGACTTAAGAGGTTACCTCTATCGCTCCCTACGCAACACCTGTCTGAATCATTTACGCAATGAACAGCGGAAACAAGAGAAGCTTTCACACATACCCGTTGAAAAGGAATCGGTCACTCTTATGACAGCGGAATTAGAAGACAAAGAACGAGAGCATCAACAGCTTTACAAGGCTCTTCATCAACTGCCGGAACAGTGCAAGCAGGTGTTCACCCTCTGTTGTCTTCAAGACATGAAATATCGGGAAGCAGCCGATCTCCTTGGAATTTCAATCAATACTGTGCGAACACAAATGGGACGTGCTTACAAAATCCTACGCAATTCATTGGATAGCAAGTCATTTCTTAACCTGCTATTCCTACGTTTCTTAAAATAG